A section of the Arcobacter roscoffensis genome encodes:
- a CDS encoding PAS domain-containing sensor histidine kinase, translating to MKKFKLSLYFALAITIISTVVLTMSINSTYSYMSTKDKIIHNMKNDSKTTILSIKDNIKNLISAYAINEYNNLIYNELSRKDIFAIIINDYNMGKILGEEFLSSGKIKQNGKIIDYDPTNLKHNQELQGAFYSDTYKIVSSFGTEIGTISIYITDEKMNKELKEIIIENIKNTFILSLFLILFLFLTIKAFILKPIADITKTVSVVDKNGIPTKLLEDNTFIEIDNLSSSINKMINTIKKSTDVLKNEQNKLEYLLQNSPIAVRIAKDNSEDVVFANHAYKKLIKKDNDFRKPKNYYENKKEYNEILEKLKNNETIYNKLIELNIDNKRVWALASYMNIDFDNENAVIGWFYDVTNEKNSENRLYEALELQTTIFDNSGYMITRTDKKGIIKQVNKEVEKTTGYTQEELIDKQTPLIFHLEDELNMMAEEFSKKLREKIEPNFNIFIAKSALRHNELEWTYKTKDGKHIPVSLNVTALKNKNNEIYGYLGISRDISQNKVMESQSKLASMGEMIGNIAHQWRQPLSVITSISSATILKSEVNKLDKEDLYKSMENITKQAKYLSNTIEDFRDFIRNKEQKDIVKISQLVNKTINIIKSTLSSNEIELVLNIKEDMEIPAFENQLIQGLINIINNSKDAMNEHIKKHEKKLIFIETQETPTGLDLIIVDNGGGIKKDILNKIFEPYFTTKHKNIGTGIGLSMTYQIITDHHDAKIIASNSTYVHNDIEYTGAKFKISFNN from the coding sequence ATGAAAAAATTTAAATTATCTTTATATTTTGCATTAGCTATAACTATTATTTCAACTGTTGTTTTAACTATGAGTATTAACTCTACTTATAGCTATATGTCTACAAAAGATAAGATAATTCATAACATGAAAAATGACTCTAAAACCACTATTTTATCAATCAAAGATAATATTAAAAATCTTATTTCAGCATATGCTATTAATGAGTATAATAACCTAATTTATAATGAACTAAGTAGAAAAGATATTTTTGCAATTATAATAAATGACTATAATATGGGAAAAATCTTAGGTGAAGAGTTTTTATCTAGTGGTAAAATCAAACAAAATGGTAAAATTATAGATTATGACCCCACAAATCTAAAACATAACCAAGAACTTCAAGGTGCTTTTTATTCTGATACATATAAAATTGTTTCATCTTTTGGTACTGAAATAGGAACTATTAGTATTTATATTACAGATGAAAAAATGAATAAAGAGTTAAAAGAGATCATTATAGAGAATATAAAGAATACTTTTATTCTTTCACTATTTCTGATTTTATTTCTATTTTTAACAATTAAAGCCTTTATTTTAAAACCTATCGCTGACATTACAAAAACAGTAAGTGTAGTTGATAAAAATGGTATTCCAACAAAACTTCTTGAAGATAATACCTTTATCGAAATTGATAATTTATCTAGTAGTATAAATAAAATGATAAATACAATCAAAAAATCTACAGATGTTTTAAAAAATGAACAAAATAAACTAGAATATCTTCTTCAAAATAGTCCAATTGCAGTAAGAATAGCTAAAGATAATAGTGAAGACGTGGTTTTTGCTAATCATGCATACAAAAAACTAATAAAAAAAGATAATGATTTTAGAAAACCAAAAAACTATTATGAAAATAAAAAAGAGTATAACGAAATATTAGAAAAGTTAAAAAACAATGAAACAATTTACAATAAACTTATTGAACTAAATATAGATAATAAAAGAGTTTGGGCATTAGCTTCTTATATGAATATTGATTTTGATAATGAAAATGCAGTTATTGGATGGTTCTATGATGTTACAAATGAAAAAAATAGCGAAAACAGATTATATGAAGCACTAGAGTTACAAACAACAATTTTCGATAATTCAGGATATATGATAACAAGAACTGATAAAAAAGGTATTATAAAACAAGTAAATAAAGAAGTAGAAAAAACTACAGGTTATACGCAAGAAGAACTTATAGACAAACAAACACCTCTGATTTTCCATTTAGAAGATGAACTTAACATGATGGCAGAAGAGTTTAGTAAAAAATTAAGAGAGAAAATAGAACCCAACTTTAATATCTTTATTGCAAAATCAGCGCTAAGACATAATGAGCTAGAATGGACTTATAAAACTAAAGATGGAAAACACATTCCTGTAAGTTTAAATGTTACAGCTTTAAAAAATAAAAATAATGAGATTTATGGATACTTAGGAATTTCGAGAGATATTTCTCAAAATAAAGTAATGGAATCCCAATCAAAACTAGCTTCAATGGGAGAAATGATAGGTAATATCGCTCATCAATGGAGACAGCCTTTAAGTGTTATTACTTCAATATCAAGTGCTACTATTTTAAAAAGTGAAGTAAATAAACTAGATAAAGAAGATTTATACAAAAGTATGGAAAATATTACTAAACAAGCTAAGTATTTATCAAATACAATTGAAGACTTTAGAGATTTTATACGAAATAAAGAGCAAAAAGATATTGTAAAAATATCTCAGCTTGTAAATAAAACAATAAATATAATTAAATCAACCCTAAGTAGTAATGAAATTGAACTGGTTTTAAATATTAAGGAAGATATGGAAATACCTGCTTTTGAAAATCAATTAATTCAAGGGCTTATAAATATAATAAACAACTCGAAAGATGCTATGAATGAACACATTAAAAAGCATGAGAAAAAGCTTATTTTTATTGAAACTCAAGAAACGCCTACTGGTTTAGACTTAATAATTGTAGATAATGGTGGGGGTATAAAAAAAGATATTTTGAATAAAATCTTTGAGCCTTATTTTACAACAAAACATAAGAATATAGGTACAGGTATTGGTTTATCTATGACTTATCAAATTATCACAGACCATCATGATGCCAAAATCATAGCATCTAATAGCACATATGTACATAATGATATTGAGTACACAGGTGCTAAATTTAAAATCTCTTTTAACAATTAG